The Paramormyrops kingsleyae isolate MSU_618 chromosome 11, PKINGS_0.4, whole genome shotgun sequence genome includes a window with the following:
- the LOC111834514 gene encoding anoctamin-5 isoform X1, translating into MNGLQENTVLIEMENAVDSHDGEDNSAMSLTLTSNREPRSTGNSDSGNETESVRLLPLLSETETERQTQDSIFFRDGIRRIDFVLSHVKDRSEDGNRKLDWRRKFEANLMEEGLELEKEESPDNERKVFFVKIHAPWNVLTKYADKLKVKVPFDVSDTPSPKDTTFEWLVKPFRLPHDVMEPQPDYFTATFDKEKTDFFINSKEKTSFTPSTRNRIVYYILSHCSYSVEKEMKGIKRLLSNGTYTAAFPLHDCQYWLKMEESENERYSLYQNWARFLAFYKEQPLNLIRKYYGEKIGLYFAWLGFYTEMLMYAAVIGLLCFLYGIFTYHQNVWSKEICDPEIGGSIIMCPLCDELCGYWKLNSTCSSSWQSHVFDNAGTVFFAIFMGIWVTLYLEFWKRRQARLAYEWDLVDFEEEQQLLQLRPEYETKCTKMRTNYITMEMEPYLPLTKKCTLTFLSSATVLFWIALIIICVIGVIAYRLAAYAAFASIMDNGETKNLQFVGPFLTPQLATSITASCINFVIIMILNVLYERVAICITDREIPKTHLEYENRLTMKMFLFQFVNFYSSCFYVAFFKGKFVGYPGNYTYMFGSLVGLRNEECGPGGCLTELTTQLVIIMGGKQLWGNIQEVLVPWLRNMWGSWRTRSSGKACQRWEQDHDLQELGQLGLFYEYLEMVIQFGFVTLFVASFPLAPLLALLNNIVEVRVDAWKFTTQLRRPMAAKAHSIGAWEEILNVVAVLSVVTNAFIMAFTSDMIPRLVFYYASHPGNKVGMEGYINNSLSFFNISDFLEKSKPKSVVNPEWFTSNITFCRYRDYRYPPDHESKYSHSLQFWHILAAKLAFIIIMEHVVFTVKFFVAWIIPDVPSEVKMRIKRERYLIQKKLQNYELEKLKQFSKASTSNQAQTPGGQSSLDLSTMTLEDIEGSECKLPVNPCDPANEKELQTFL; encoded by the exons ATGAACGGACTTCAAGAAAATACCGTTTTAATTGAAATGGAGAATGCGGTAGATTCACATGATGGAG AAGACAACAGTGCAATGAGCCTGACACTGACGTCAAACAGAGAGCCTCGATCAACAGGAAACTCCGAT AGTGGAAATGAGACTGAATCTGTCCGTCTTCTGCCTTTGCTGTCTGAG ACTGAAACAGAAAGGCAGACCCAAGACTCCATCTTCTTCCGAGATGGCATACGTAGAATTGACTTTGTCTTGTCCCATGTGAAGGACCGCAGCGAGGATGGGAACAGGAAACTG GATTGGAGGAGGAAGTTCGAGGCCAATTTGATGGAAGAAGGACTGGAGCTGGAGAAAGAGGAATCT CCTGATAATGAAAGAAAAGTCTTCTTTGTGAAGATCCATGCCCCCTGGAATGTTTTAACCAAGTATGCTGACAAGCTGAAGGTCAAGGTGCCCTTTGATGTCAGTGACACCCCCAGCCCCAAAGACACCACCTTTGAGTGGCTTGTCAAGCCCTTCCGTTTGCCACATGACGTCATGGAGCCCCAGCCTGATTATTTTACTGCCACTTTTGACAAGGAGAAGACTGACTTCTTCATCAACTCGAAGGAGAAGACCTCCTTCACCCCATCCACTCGCAACAGGATC GTTTACTACATCTTGTCACACTGCTCATACTCAGTGGAGAAGGAAATGAAGGGCATTAAGCGGTTGCTAAGCAACGGCACCTACACTGCTGCATTCCCGCTTCATGAC TGCCAATACTGGCTGAAAATGGAAGAGAGTGAGAATGAGAGGTACAGCCTGTACCAGAACTGGGCTCGGTTCCTCGCCTTCTACAAGGAGCAGCCTCTCAACCTCATCAG GAAGTACTATGGAGAAAAAATCGGCCTCTACTTTGCCTGGTTGGGCTTCTACACAGAGATGCTGATGTATGCTGCGGTGATTGGCCTCCTCTGCTTCCTCTATGGCATCTTTACCTACCACCAGAATGTATGGAG TAAGGAGATCTGTGACCCAGAGATTGGAGGCTCCATAATAATGTGCCCACTGTGTGATGAATTATGTGGCTACTGGAAGCTCAACTCTACCTGCAGCTCCTCTTGG CAATCACACGTGTTTGACAACGCTGGAACTGTGTTCTTTGCTATATTCATGGGCATTTGGG TGACCCTCTACCTGGAGTTCTGGAAGCGCCGGCAGGCCAGGCTAGCCTATGAATGGGACCTGGTGGACTTTGAAGAGGAGCAGCAGTTGCTCCAGCTCCGTCCTGAATATGAGACCAAATGCACCAAGATGCGAACGAACTACATCACTATG GAGATGGAGCCCTACCTTCCCCTAACCAAAAAATGCACTCTCACCTTCCTGTCATCAGCTACTGTGCTCTTCTGG ATTGCCCTAATCATCATCTGTGTCATTGGAGTGATTGCTTACCGGCTGGCAGCATATGCCGCCTTCGCCAGCATCATGGATAACGGAGAAACCAAAAACCTGCAGTTTGTGGGCCCCTTCCTAACCCCACAGCTGGCCACCTCTATCACCGCCTCCTGCATCAACTTCGTCATCATCATGATCCTCAACGTGTTGTATGAGCGTGTGGCTATCTGCATTACTGACAGAG AGATACCAAAGACTCATCTGGAATATGAAAACAGACTGACGATGAAGATGTTCCTTTTCCAGTTTGTGAACTTTTACTCCTCCTGCTTTTACGTGGCTTTCTTCAAGGGGAAGTTTGTGGGCTACCCCGGAAACTACACCTACATGTTTGGCAGCTTAGTCGGGCTGAGGAATGAAGAG TGTGGGCCAGGAGGGTGCCTAACAGAACTCACTACCCAGCTGGTTATCATCATGGGGGGCAAGCAGCTATGGGGCAACATACAGGAGGTTCTAGTGCC GTGGTTACGGAACATGTGGGGCAGCTGGAGGACACGCAGCTCTGGGAAAGCATGTCAGCGGTGGGAGCAGGACCATGACCTGCAGGAGCTCGGCCAGCTAGGCCTCTTCTATGAGTACCTGGAGATGG TGATCCAGTTTGGCTTTGTCACGCTCTTCGTGGCTTCCTTCCCACTGGCGCCCCTGCTGGCGCTCCTCAACAACATCGTGGAGGTCCGTGTAGATGCCTGGAAGTTCACCACGCAGCTGCGCAGACCCATGGCTGCCAAAGCGCACAGCATCGGCGCCTGGGAGGAGATCCTTAACGTTGTGGCAGTCCTGTCTGTTGTCACTaat GCATTCATCATGGCTTTCACCTCGGACATGATCCCACGCCTGGTGTTTTACTATGCTTCCCACCCCGGTAACAAAGTCGGCATGGAAGGCTACATCAACAACAGCCTGTCTTTCTTCAACATCAGCGACTTCCTTGAGAAAAGCAAACCTAAGTCTGTCGTCAATCCAGAATGGTTCACCAGCAATATCACCTTCTGCAG GTACCGCGATTACCGCTACCCACCAGACCATGAGAGCAAGTACTCCCATTCACTGCAGTTCTGGCACATTCTAGCTGCCAAGCTGGCTTTCATCATCATTATGGAG CATGTGGTGTTCACTGTGAAGTTCTTCGTGGCCTGGATAATTCCGGATGTACCCAGTGAAGTCAAGATGCGAATTAAACGGGAGCGCTACCTCATCCAGAAGAAACTGCAGAACTATGAGCTAGAGAAACTGAAACAGTTCAGCAAAGCCAGCACCTCCAACCAGGCCCAGACTcctggggggcagagcagccttGATCTGTCCACCATGACCCTCGAAGACATTGAGGGCAGTGAATGCAAACTGCCTGTCAATCCTTGTGATCCCGCAAATGAGAAAGAACTGCAAACCTTCTTGTAA
- the LOC111834514 gene encoding anoctamin-5 isoform X5 has product MNGLQENTVLIEMENAVDSHDGEDNSAMSLTLTSNREPRSTGNSDSGNETESVRLLPLLSETETERQTQDSIFFRDGIRRIDFVLSHVKDRSEDGNRKLDWRRKFEANLMEEGLELEKEESPDNERKVFFVKIHAPWNVLTKYADKLKVKVPFDVSDTPSPKDTTFEWLVKPFRLPHDVMEPQPDYFTATFDKEKTDFFINSKEKTSFTPSTRNRIVYYILSHCSYSVEKEMKGIKRLLSNGTYTAAFPLHDCQYWLKMEESENERYSLYQNWARFLAFYKEQPLNLIRKYYGEKIGLYFAWLGFYTEMLMYAAVIGLLCFLYGIFTYHQNVWSKEICDPEIGGSIIMCPLCDELCGYWKLNSTCSSSWQSHVFDNAGTVFFAIFMGIWVTLYLEFWKRRQARLAYEWDLVDFEEEQQLLQLRPEYETKCTKMRTNYITMEMEPYLPLTKKCTLTFLSSATVLFWIALIIICVIGVIAYRLAAYAAFASIMDNGETKNLQFVGPFLTPQLATSITASCINFVIIMILNVLYERVAICITDREIPKTHLEYENRLTMKMFLFQFVNFYSSCFYVAFFKGKFVGYPGNYTYMFGSLVGLRNEECGPGGCLTELTTQLVIIMGGKQLWGNIQEVLVPWLRNMWGSWRTRSSGKACQRWEQDHDLQELGQLGLFYEYLEMVIQFGFVTLFVASFPLAPLLALLNNIVEVRVDAWKFTTQLRRPMAAKAHSIGAWEEILNVVAVLSVVTNDTDLHLLRHSSWLSPRT; this is encoded by the exons ATGAACGGACTTCAAGAAAATACCGTTTTAATTGAAATGGAGAATGCGGTAGATTCACATGATGGAG AAGACAACAGTGCAATGAGCCTGACACTGACGTCAAACAGAGAGCCTCGATCAACAGGAAACTCCGAT AGTGGAAATGAGACTGAATCTGTCCGTCTTCTGCCTTTGCTGTCTGAG ACTGAAACAGAAAGGCAGACCCAAGACTCCATCTTCTTCCGAGATGGCATACGTAGAATTGACTTTGTCTTGTCCCATGTGAAGGACCGCAGCGAGGATGGGAACAGGAAACTG GATTGGAGGAGGAAGTTCGAGGCCAATTTGATGGAAGAAGGACTGGAGCTGGAGAAAGAGGAATCT CCTGATAATGAAAGAAAAGTCTTCTTTGTGAAGATCCATGCCCCCTGGAATGTTTTAACCAAGTATGCTGACAAGCTGAAGGTCAAGGTGCCCTTTGATGTCAGTGACACCCCCAGCCCCAAAGACACCACCTTTGAGTGGCTTGTCAAGCCCTTCCGTTTGCCACATGACGTCATGGAGCCCCAGCCTGATTATTTTACTGCCACTTTTGACAAGGAGAAGACTGACTTCTTCATCAACTCGAAGGAGAAGACCTCCTTCACCCCATCCACTCGCAACAGGATC GTTTACTACATCTTGTCACACTGCTCATACTCAGTGGAGAAGGAAATGAAGGGCATTAAGCGGTTGCTAAGCAACGGCACCTACACTGCTGCATTCCCGCTTCATGAC TGCCAATACTGGCTGAAAATGGAAGAGAGTGAGAATGAGAGGTACAGCCTGTACCAGAACTGGGCTCGGTTCCTCGCCTTCTACAAGGAGCAGCCTCTCAACCTCATCAG GAAGTACTATGGAGAAAAAATCGGCCTCTACTTTGCCTGGTTGGGCTTCTACACAGAGATGCTGATGTATGCTGCGGTGATTGGCCTCCTCTGCTTCCTCTATGGCATCTTTACCTACCACCAGAATGTATGGAG TAAGGAGATCTGTGACCCAGAGATTGGAGGCTCCATAATAATGTGCCCACTGTGTGATGAATTATGTGGCTACTGGAAGCTCAACTCTACCTGCAGCTCCTCTTGG CAATCACACGTGTTTGACAACGCTGGAACTGTGTTCTTTGCTATATTCATGGGCATTTGGG TGACCCTCTACCTGGAGTTCTGGAAGCGCCGGCAGGCCAGGCTAGCCTATGAATGGGACCTGGTGGACTTTGAAGAGGAGCAGCAGTTGCTCCAGCTCCGTCCTGAATATGAGACCAAATGCACCAAGATGCGAACGAACTACATCACTATG GAGATGGAGCCCTACCTTCCCCTAACCAAAAAATGCACTCTCACCTTCCTGTCATCAGCTACTGTGCTCTTCTGG ATTGCCCTAATCATCATCTGTGTCATTGGAGTGATTGCTTACCGGCTGGCAGCATATGCCGCCTTCGCCAGCATCATGGATAACGGAGAAACCAAAAACCTGCAGTTTGTGGGCCCCTTCCTAACCCCACAGCTGGCCACCTCTATCACCGCCTCCTGCATCAACTTCGTCATCATCATGATCCTCAACGTGTTGTATGAGCGTGTGGCTATCTGCATTACTGACAGAG AGATACCAAAGACTCATCTGGAATATGAAAACAGACTGACGATGAAGATGTTCCTTTTCCAGTTTGTGAACTTTTACTCCTCCTGCTTTTACGTGGCTTTCTTCAAGGGGAAGTTTGTGGGCTACCCCGGAAACTACACCTACATGTTTGGCAGCTTAGTCGGGCTGAGGAATGAAGAG TGTGGGCCAGGAGGGTGCCTAACAGAACTCACTACCCAGCTGGTTATCATCATGGGGGGCAAGCAGCTATGGGGCAACATACAGGAGGTTCTAGTGCC GTGGTTACGGAACATGTGGGGCAGCTGGAGGACACGCAGCTCTGGGAAAGCATGTCAGCGGTGGGAGCAGGACCATGACCTGCAGGAGCTCGGCCAGCTAGGCCTCTTCTATGAGTACCTGGAGATGG TGATCCAGTTTGGCTTTGTCACGCTCTTCGTGGCTTCCTTCCCACTGGCGCCCCTGCTGGCGCTCCTCAACAACATCGTGGAGGTCCGTGTAGATGCCTGGAAGTTCACCACGCAGCTGCGCAGACCCATGGCTGCCAAAGCGCACAGCATCGGCGCCTGGGAGGAGATCCTTAACGTTGTGGCAGTCCTGTCTGTTGTCACTaat GACACTGACTTGCATTTGCTCAGGCATTCATCATGGCTTTCACCTCGGACATGA
- the LOC111834514 gene encoding anoctamin-5 isoform X2, whose product MNGLQENTVLIEMENAVDSHDGEDNSAMSLTLTSNREPRSTGNSDTETERQTQDSIFFRDGIRRIDFVLSHVKDRSEDGNRKLDWRRKFEANLMEEGLELEKEESPDNERKVFFVKIHAPWNVLTKYADKLKVKVPFDVSDTPSPKDTTFEWLVKPFRLPHDVMEPQPDYFTATFDKEKTDFFINSKEKTSFTPSTRNRIVYYILSHCSYSVEKEMKGIKRLLSNGTYTAAFPLHDCQYWLKMEESENERYSLYQNWARFLAFYKEQPLNLIRKYYGEKIGLYFAWLGFYTEMLMYAAVIGLLCFLYGIFTYHQNVWSKEICDPEIGGSIIMCPLCDELCGYWKLNSTCSSSWQSHVFDNAGTVFFAIFMGIWVTLYLEFWKRRQARLAYEWDLVDFEEEQQLLQLRPEYETKCTKMRTNYITMEMEPYLPLTKKCTLTFLSSATVLFWIALIIICVIGVIAYRLAAYAAFASIMDNGETKNLQFVGPFLTPQLATSITASCINFVIIMILNVLYERVAICITDREIPKTHLEYENRLTMKMFLFQFVNFYSSCFYVAFFKGKFVGYPGNYTYMFGSLVGLRNEECGPGGCLTELTTQLVIIMGGKQLWGNIQEVLVPWLRNMWGSWRTRSSGKACQRWEQDHDLQELGQLGLFYEYLEMVIQFGFVTLFVASFPLAPLLALLNNIVEVRVDAWKFTTQLRRPMAAKAHSIGAWEEILNVVAVLSVVTNAFIMAFTSDMIPRLVFYYASHPGNKVGMEGYINNSLSFFNISDFLEKSKPKSVVNPEWFTSNITFCRYRDYRYPPDHESKYSHSLQFWHILAAKLAFIIIMEHVVFTVKFFVAWIIPDVPSEVKMRIKRERYLIQKKLQNYELEKLKQFSKASTSNQAQTPGGQSSLDLSTMTLEDIEGSECKLPVNPCDPANEKELQTFL is encoded by the exons ATGAACGGACTTCAAGAAAATACCGTTTTAATTGAAATGGAGAATGCGGTAGATTCACATGATGGAG AAGACAACAGTGCAATGAGCCTGACACTGACGTCAAACAGAGAGCCTCGATCAACAGGAAACTCCGAT ACTGAAACAGAAAGGCAGACCCAAGACTCCATCTTCTTCCGAGATGGCATACGTAGAATTGACTTTGTCTTGTCCCATGTGAAGGACCGCAGCGAGGATGGGAACAGGAAACTG GATTGGAGGAGGAAGTTCGAGGCCAATTTGATGGAAGAAGGACTGGAGCTGGAGAAAGAGGAATCT CCTGATAATGAAAGAAAAGTCTTCTTTGTGAAGATCCATGCCCCCTGGAATGTTTTAACCAAGTATGCTGACAAGCTGAAGGTCAAGGTGCCCTTTGATGTCAGTGACACCCCCAGCCCCAAAGACACCACCTTTGAGTGGCTTGTCAAGCCCTTCCGTTTGCCACATGACGTCATGGAGCCCCAGCCTGATTATTTTACTGCCACTTTTGACAAGGAGAAGACTGACTTCTTCATCAACTCGAAGGAGAAGACCTCCTTCACCCCATCCACTCGCAACAGGATC GTTTACTACATCTTGTCACACTGCTCATACTCAGTGGAGAAGGAAATGAAGGGCATTAAGCGGTTGCTAAGCAACGGCACCTACACTGCTGCATTCCCGCTTCATGAC TGCCAATACTGGCTGAAAATGGAAGAGAGTGAGAATGAGAGGTACAGCCTGTACCAGAACTGGGCTCGGTTCCTCGCCTTCTACAAGGAGCAGCCTCTCAACCTCATCAG GAAGTACTATGGAGAAAAAATCGGCCTCTACTTTGCCTGGTTGGGCTTCTACACAGAGATGCTGATGTATGCTGCGGTGATTGGCCTCCTCTGCTTCCTCTATGGCATCTTTACCTACCACCAGAATGTATGGAG TAAGGAGATCTGTGACCCAGAGATTGGAGGCTCCATAATAATGTGCCCACTGTGTGATGAATTATGTGGCTACTGGAAGCTCAACTCTACCTGCAGCTCCTCTTGG CAATCACACGTGTTTGACAACGCTGGAACTGTGTTCTTTGCTATATTCATGGGCATTTGGG TGACCCTCTACCTGGAGTTCTGGAAGCGCCGGCAGGCCAGGCTAGCCTATGAATGGGACCTGGTGGACTTTGAAGAGGAGCAGCAGTTGCTCCAGCTCCGTCCTGAATATGAGACCAAATGCACCAAGATGCGAACGAACTACATCACTATG GAGATGGAGCCCTACCTTCCCCTAACCAAAAAATGCACTCTCACCTTCCTGTCATCAGCTACTGTGCTCTTCTGG ATTGCCCTAATCATCATCTGTGTCATTGGAGTGATTGCTTACCGGCTGGCAGCATATGCCGCCTTCGCCAGCATCATGGATAACGGAGAAACCAAAAACCTGCAGTTTGTGGGCCCCTTCCTAACCCCACAGCTGGCCACCTCTATCACCGCCTCCTGCATCAACTTCGTCATCATCATGATCCTCAACGTGTTGTATGAGCGTGTGGCTATCTGCATTACTGACAGAG AGATACCAAAGACTCATCTGGAATATGAAAACAGACTGACGATGAAGATGTTCCTTTTCCAGTTTGTGAACTTTTACTCCTCCTGCTTTTACGTGGCTTTCTTCAAGGGGAAGTTTGTGGGCTACCCCGGAAACTACACCTACATGTTTGGCAGCTTAGTCGGGCTGAGGAATGAAGAG TGTGGGCCAGGAGGGTGCCTAACAGAACTCACTACCCAGCTGGTTATCATCATGGGGGGCAAGCAGCTATGGGGCAACATACAGGAGGTTCTAGTGCC GTGGTTACGGAACATGTGGGGCAGCTGGAGGACACGCAGCTCTGGGAAAGCATGTCAGCGGTGGGAGCAGGACCATGACCTGCAGGAGCTCGGCCAGCTAGGCCTCTTCTATGAGTACCTGGAGATGG TGATCCAGTTTGGCTTTGTCACGCTCTTCGTGGCTTCCTTCCCACTGGCGCCCCTGCTGGCGCTCCTCAACAACATCGTGGAGGTCCGTGTAGATGCCTGGAAGTTCACCACGCAGCTGCGCAGACCCATGGCTGCCAAAGCGCACAGCATCGGCGCCTGGGAGGAGATCCTTAACGTTGTGGCAGTCCTGTCTGTTGTCACTaat GCATTCATCATGGCTTTCACCTCGGACATGATCCCACGCCTGGTGTTTTACTATGCTTCCCACCCCGGTAACAAAGTCGGCATGGAAGGCTACATCAACAACAGCCTGTCTTTCTTCAACATCAGCGACTTCCTTGAGAAAAGCAAACCTAAGTCTGTCGTCAATCCAGAATGGTTCACCAGCAATATCACCTTCTGCAG GTACCGCGATTACCGCTACCCACCAGACCATGAGAGCAAGTACTCCCATTCACTGCAGTTCTGGCACATTCTAGCTGCCAAGCTGGCTTTCATCATCATTATGGAG CATGTGGTGTTCACTGTGAAGTTCTTCGTGGCCTGGATAATTCCGGATGTACCCAGTGAAGTCAAGATGCGAATTAAACGGGAGCGCTACCTCATCCAGAAGAAACTGCAGAACTATGAGCTAGAGAAACTGAAACAGTTCAGCAAAGCCAGCACCTCCAACCAGGCCCAGACTcctggggggcagagcagccttGATCTGTCCACCATGACCCTCGAAGACATTGAGGGCAGTGAATGCAAACTGCCTGTCAATCCTTGTGATCCCGCAAATGAGAAAGAACTGCAAACCTTCTTGTAA
- the LOC111834514 gene encoding anoctamin-5 isoform X3, whose amino-acid sequence MFLAWSKGLWTETERQTQDSIFFRDGIRRIDFVLSHVKDRSEDGNRKLDWRRKFEANLMEEGLELEKEESPDNERKVFFVKIHAPWNVLTKYADKLKVKVPFDVSDTPSPKDTTFEWLVKPFRLPHDVMEPQPDYFTATFDKEKTDFFINSKEKTSFTPSTRNRIVYYILSHCSYSVEKEMKGIKRLLSNGTYTAAFPLHDCQYWLKMEESENERYSLYQNWARFLAFYKEQPLNLIRKYYGEKIGLYFAWLGFYTEMLMYAAVIGLLCFLYGIFTYHQNVWSKEICDPEIGGSIIMCPLCDELCGYWKLNSTCSSSWQSHVFDNAGTVFFAIFMGIWVTLYLEFWKRRQARLAYEWDLVDFEEEQQLLQLRPEYETKCTKMRTNYITMEMEPYLPLTKKCTLTFLSSATVLFWIALIIICVIGVIAYRLAAYAAFASIMDNGETKNLQFVGPFLTPQLATSITASCINFVIIMILNVLYERVAICITDREIPKTHLEYENRLTMKMFLFQFVNFYSSCFYVAFFKGKFVGYPGNYTYMFGSLVGLRNEECGPGGCLTELTTQLVIIMGGKQLWGNIQEVLVPWLRNMWGSWRTRSSGKACQRWEQDHDLQELGQLGLFYEYLEMVIQFGFVTLFVASFPLAPLLALLNNIVEVRVDAWKFTTQLRRPMAAKAHSIGAWEEILNVVAVLSVVTNAFIMAFTSDMIPRLVFYYASHPGNKVGMEGYINNSLSFFNISDFLEKSKPKSVVNPEWFTSNITFCRYRDYRYPPDHESKYSHSLQFWHILAAKLAFIIIMEHVVFTVKFFVAWIIPDVPSEVKMRIKRERYLIQKKLQNYELEKLKQFSKASTSNQAQTPGGQSSLDLSTMTLEDIEGSECKLPVNPCDPANEKELQTFL is encoded by the exons ATGTTCCTTGCTTGGTCCAAGGGTCTGTGG ACTGAAACAGAAAGGCAGACCCAAGACTCCATCTTCTTCCGAGATGGCATACGTAGAATTGACTTTGTCTTGTCCCATGTGAAGGACCGCAGCGAGGATGGGAACAGGAAACTG GATTGGAGGAGGAAGTTCGAGGCCAATTTGATGGAAGAAGGACTGGAGCTGGAGAAAGAGGAATCT CCTGATAATGAAAGAAAAGTCTTCTTTGTGAAGATCCATGCCCCCTGGAATGTTTTAACCAAGTATGCTGACAAGCTGAAGGTCAAGGTGCCCTTTGATGTCAGTGACACCCCCAGCCCCAAAGACACCACCTTTGAGTGGCTTGTCAAGCCCTTCCGTTTGCCACATGACGTCATGGAGCCCCAGCCTGATTATTTTACTGCCACTTTTGACAAGGAGAAGACTGACTTCTTCATCAACTCGAAGGAGAAGACCTCCTTCACCCCATCCACTCGCAACAGGATC GTTTACTACATCTTGTCACACTGCTCATACTCAGTGGAGAAGGAAATGAAGGGCATTAAGCGGTTGCTAAGCAACGGCACCTACACTGCTGCATTCCCGCTTCATGAC TGCCAATACTGGCTGAAAATGGAAGAGAGTGAGAATGAGAGGTACAGCCTGTACCAGAACTGGGCTCGGTTCCTCGCCTTCTACAAGGAGCAGCCTCTCAACCTCATCAG GAAGTACTATGGAGAAAAAATCGGCCTCTACTTTGCCTGGTTGGGCTTCTACACAGAGATGCTGATGTATGCTGCGGTGATTGGCCTCCTCTGCTTCCTCTATGGCATCTTTACCTACCACCAGAATGTATGGAG TAAGGAGATCTGTGACCCAGAGATTGGAGGCTCCATAATAATGTGCCCACTGTGTGATGAATTATGTGGCTACTGGAAGCTCAACTCTACCTGCAGCTCCTCTTGG CAATCACACGTGTTTGACAACGCTGGAACTGTGTTCTTTGCTATATTCATGGGCATTTGGG TGACCCTCTACCTGGAGTTCTGGAAGCGCCGGCAGGCCAGGCTAGCCTATGAATGGGACCTGGTGGACTTTGAAGAGGAGCAGCAGTTGCTCCAGCTCCGTCCTGAATATGAGACCAAATGCACCAAGATGCGAACGAACTACATCACTATG GAGATGGAGCCCTACCTTCCCCTAACCAAAAAATGCACTCTCACCTTCCTGTCATCAGCTACTGTGCTCTTCTGG ATTGCCCTAATCATCATCTGTGTCATTGGAGTGATTGCTTACCGGCTGGCAGCATATGCCGCCTTCGCCAGCATCATGGATAACGGAGAAACCAAAAACCTGCAGTTTGTGGGCCCCTTCCTAACCCCACAGCTGGCCACCTCTATCACCGCCTCCTGCATCAACTTCGTCATCATCATGATCCTCAACGTGTTGTATGAGCGTGTGGCTATCTGCATTACTGACAGAG AGATACCAAAGACTCATCTGGAATATGAAAACAGACTGACGATGAAGATGTTCCTTTTCCAGTTTGTGAACTTTTACTCCTCCTGCTTTTACGTGGCTTTCTTCAAGGGGAAGTTTGTGGGCTACCCCGGAAACTACACCTACATGTTTGGCAGCTTAGTCGGGCTGAGGAATGAAGAG TGTGGGCCAGGAGGGTGCCTAACAGAACTCACTACCCAGCTGGTTATCATCATGGGGGGCAAGCAGCTATGGGGCAACATACAGGAGGTTCTAGTGCC GTGGTTACGGAACATGTGGGGCAGCTGGAGGACACGCAGCTCTGGGAAAGCATGTCAGCGGTGGGAGCAGGACCATGACCTGCAGGAGCTCGGCCAGCTAGGCCTCTTCTATGAGTACCTGGAGATGG TGATCCAGTTTGGCTTTGTCACGCTCTTCGTGGCTTCCTTCCCACTGGCGCCCCTGCTGGCGCTCCTCAACAACATCGTGGAGGTCCGTGTAGATGCCTGGAAGTTCACCACGCAGCTGCGCAGACCCATGGCTGCCAAAGCGCACAGCATCGGCGCCTGGGAGGAGATCCTTAACGTTGTGGCAGTCCTGTCTGTTGTCACTaat GCATTCATCATGGCTTTCACCTCGGACATGATCCCACGCCTGGTGTTTTACTATGCTTCCCACCCCGGTAACAAAGTCGGCATGGAAGGCTACATCAACAACAGCCTGTCTTTCTTCAACATCAGCGACTTCCTTGAGAAAAGCAAACCTAAGTCTGTCGTCAATCCAGAATGGTTCACCAGCAATATCACCTTCTGCAG GTACCGCGATTACCGCTACCCACCAGACCATGAGAGCAAGTACTCCCATTCACTGCAGTTCTGGCACATTCTAGCTGCCAAGCTGGCTTTCATCATCATTATGGAG CATGTGGTGTTCACTGTGAAGTTCTTCGTGGCCTGGATAATTCCGGATGTACCCAGTGAAGTCAAGATGCGAATTAAACGGGAGCGCTACCTCATCCAGAAGAAACTGCAGAACTATGAGCTAGAGAAACTGAAACAGTTCAGCAAAGCCAGCACCTCCAACCAGGCCCAGACTcctggggggcagagcagccttGATCTGTCCACCATGACCCTCGAAGACATTGAGGGCAGTGAATGCAAACTGCCTGTCAATCCTTGTGATCCCGCAAATGAGAAAGAACTGCAAACCTTCTTGTAA